A window from Streptomyces subrutilus encodes these proteins:
- the trpS gene encoding tryptophan--tRNA ligase: MTRIFSGVKPTGHLTLGNYLGAVRQWVAADQEPDEALFCVVDLHALTVEHEPARVRRLSRQAATLLLASGLDPRRCTLFVQSHVDEHTRLAYLLECTATDGELRRMIQYREKAARAQASGDGVRLSLLTYPVLMAADILAYGTQEVPVGEDQRQHVELTRDLAVRFNQRYGHTFTVPKATHPAVAARVMDLQDPTAKMGKSHENTAGIVYLLDEPEVVRRKVMRAVTDSGEGGVVHDREARPGSANLLDVLAACTGGDPKVLADGYQGYGALKRDVADAVVELLRPVRERHAELAADPGEVERVLRDGAGRARALARPVVDRAYAAIGLLDR; encoded by the coding sequence ATGACGAGGATCTTCAGCGGGGTCAAGCCCACCGGGCATCTGACGCTGGGGAACTACCTGGGGGCCGTACGGCAGTGGGTCGCCGCCGACCAGGAGCCCGACGAGGCGCTGTTCTGCGTCGTCGACCTGCACGCCCTGACCGTCGAGCACGAGCCGGCGCGGGTCCGGCGGCTCAGCAGGCAGGCCGCGACGCTGCTGCTCGCCTCCGGGCTCGACCCGCGACGGTGCACGCTCTTCGTGCAGAGCCACGTGGACGAGCACACCCGGCTGGCGTACCTGCTGGAGTGCACCGCCACCGACGGCGAACTGCGGCGGATGATCCAGTACCGGGAGAAGGCCGCCAGGGCGCAGGCGTCGGGGGACGGCGTGCGGCTGTCGCTGCTCACCTATCCCGTGCTGATGGCCGCCGACATCCTGGCGTACGGGACGCAGGAGGTGCCGGTGGGCGAGGACCAGCGGCAGCACGTCGAGCTGACCCGCGACCTCGCCGTGCGGTTCAACCAGCGCTACGGGCACACCTTCACCGTGCCGAAGGCCACGCACCCGGCCGTGGCCGCGCGGGTCATGGACCTGCAGGACCCGACCGCGAAGATGGGCAAGTCCCACGAGAACACCGCCGGCATCGTCTACCTGCTGGACGAACCCGAGGTCGTGCGCAGGAAGGTCATGCGGGCCGTCACCGACAGCGGGGAGGGCGGTGTCGTCCACGACCGGGAGGCACGGCCCGGGAGCGCCAACCTCCTGGACGTCCTGGCGGCCTGCACGGGCGGCGATCCGAAGGTGCTCGCCGACGGCTACCAGGGGTACGGCGCGCTGAAGCGGGACGTCGCGGACGCGGTGGTCGAACTGCTGCGGCCGGTGCGCGAGCGGCACGCGGAGCTCGCGGCCGATCCGGGTGAGGTGGAACGGGTGCTGCGGGACGGGGCCGGGCGGGCCCGGGCGCTCGCGCGGCCGGTGGTGGACCGGGCGTACGCGGCCATCGGGCTGCTGGACCGGTGA